The Myxocyprinus asiaticus isolate MX2 ecotype Aquarium Trade chromosome 39, UBuf_Myxa_2, whole genome shotgun sequence genome window below encodes:
- the LOC127429757 gene encoding sodium channel subunit beta-3-like isoform X1 yields the protein MATRLRLVLRLLLLYTFAVREGWPVCVDVPSDTEAVVDNYMKLTCIFCMKREEIAAKTKVDWFYIGPDDRRVLIYQYDGDPREPEDIEEHWRGRLVWNGSKDLQDVSIVIQKVTLNDTGKYECVVFRLFEFDSFTPSTTKTIKIDLEVKEKASQNTTALYSEIIMYVLLVFLTFWLLVEMIYCYRKISKSDEQAQDNATDYLAIPSENKENPGPAVTE from the exons ATGGCTACTCGCCTGAGGCTTGTGCTGCGTTTGCTATTGCTGTACACATTTGCTG TGCGGGAGGGCTGGCCAGTGTGTGTGGACGTGCCGTCTGACACGGAGGCCGTGGTAGACAATTATATGAAGTTAACCTGCATCTTCTGCATGAAACGAGAGGAGATCGCTGCAAAAACCAAAGTGGATTGGTTCTACATCGGTCCAGATGACAGAAGAGTGCTT ATCTATCAGTACGATGGTGACCCACGGGAGCCAGAGGATATAGAAGAGCACTGGAGAGGTCGTCTGGTGTGGAATGGCAGTAAGGACTTGCAGGATGTCTCCATTGTTATCCAAAAGGTCACTTTAAATGACACTGGCAAATACGAATGCGTGGTGTTCCGCCTCTTTGAGTTTGATTCATTCACGCCTTCTACTACAAAGACAATCAAAATCGATCTGGAGGTGAAAGAGAAAG CGAGCCAGAACACCACAGCCCTGTATTCAGAGATCATAATGTATGTTCTCCTGGTGTTCCTCACGTTCTGGTTGCTGGTGGAGATGATCTACTGCTATAGGAAGATCTCCAAATCTGACGAGCAGGCGCAGGATAATGC GACAGACTACTTAGCGATTCCCTCTGAAAATAAAGAGAACCCGGGCCCTGCAGTTACGGAATAA
- the LOC127429757 gene encoding sodium channel subunit beta-3-like isoform X2: MATRLRLVLRLLLLYTFAVREGWPVCVDVPSDTEAVVDNYMKLTCIFCMKREEIAAKTKVDWFYIGPDDRRVLIYQYDGDPREPEDIEEHWRGRLVWNGSKDLQDVSIVIQKVTLNDTGKYECVVFRLFEFDSFTPSTTKTIKIDLEVKEKASQNTTALYSEIIMYVLLVFLTFWLLVEMIYCYRKISKSDEQAQDNAY, translated from the exons ATGGCTACTCGCCTGAGGCTTGTGCTGCGTTTGCTATTGCTGTACACATTTGCTG TGCGGGAGGGCTGGCCAGTGTGTGTGGACGTGCCGTCTGACACGGAGGCCGTGGTAGACAATTATATGAAGTTAACCTGCATCTTCTGCATGAAACGAGAGGAGATCGCTGCAAAAACCAAAGTGGATTGGTTCTACATCGGTCCAGATGACAGAAGAGTGCTT ATCTATCAGTACGATGGTGACCCACGGGAGCCAGAGGATATAGAAGAGCACTGGAGAGGTCGTCTGGTGTGGAATGGCAGTAAGGACTTGCAGGATGTCTCCATTGTTATCCAAAAGGTCACTTTAAATGACACTGGCAAATACGAATGCGTGGTGTTCCGCCTCTTTGAGTTTGATTCATTCACGCCTTCTACTACAAAGACAATCAAAATCGATCTGGAGGTGAAAGAGAAAG CGAGCCAGAACACCACAGCCCTGTATTCAGAGATCATAATGTATGTTCTCCTGGTGTTCCTCACGTTCTGGTTGCTGGTGGAGATGATCTACTGCTATAGGAAGATCTCCAAATCTGACGAGCAGGCGCAGGATAATGC GTACTGA
- the LOC127429757 gene encoding sodium channel subunit beta-3-like isoform X3, whose amino-acid sequence MATRLRLVLRLLLLYTFAVREGWPVCVDVPSDTEAVVDNYMKLTCIFCMKREEIAAKTKVDWFYIGPDDRRVLIYQYDGDPREPEDIEEHWRGRLVWNGSKDLQDVSIVIQKVTLNDTGKYECVVFRLFEFDSFTPSTTKTIKIDLEVKEKAYLLEVRKLFSGDGFYLTNHLPLYLL is encoded by the exons ATGGCTACTCGCCTGAGGCTTGTGCTGCGTTTGCTATTGCTGTACACATTTGCTG TGCGGGAGGGCTGGCCAGTGTGTGTGGACGTGCCGTCTGACACGGAGGCCGTGGTAGACAATTATATGAAGTTAACCTGCATCTTCTGCATGAAACGAGAGGAGATCGCTGCAAAAACCAAAGTGGATTGGTTCTACATCGGTCCAGATGACAGAAGAGTGCTT ATCTATCAGTACGATGGTGACCCACGGGAGCCAGAGGATATAGAAGAGCACTGGAGAGGTCGTCTGGTGTGGAATGGCAGTAAGGACTTGCAGGATGTCTCCATTGTTATCCAAAAGGTCACTTTAAATGACACTGGCAAATACGAATGCGTGGTGTTCCGCCTCTTTGAGTTTGATTCATTCACGCCTTCTACTACAAAGACAATCAAAATCGATCTGGAGGTGAAAGAGAAAG cTTACTTATTGGAAGTCAGGAAGTTGTTTTCAGGGGATGGGTTTTATCTTACCAACCACTTACCTCTCTATCTGTTGTAA